In the genome of Staphylococcus durrellii, one region contains:
- a CDS encoding PIN/TRAM domain-containing protein has protein sequence MNMVKFIVILCYIILGASLGVYFIPAITTDAGLGDIALLTNSYFTGLIGIILFFLIFGWFINKITVGMKELEQTFMRQSAVEILFATIGLIIGLLISVMISFIFQIIGNNVLNHFVPIIITIVLGYLGFQFGLKKRDEMLLFFPENMARSMSINARNAVPKIIDTSAIIDGRIVDIINCGFIDGEILIPQGVINELQIIADANDSVKREKGQRGLDILNELYDTDHPTRIIHPTKTHSDIDAMLIKLAQHYRAHVITTDFNLNKVCHVQGIQALNVNDLSEAIKPTVHQGDRFSLLLTKMGKESGQAVGYLDDGTMVVVDNAKKHIGEHIDLEVISLLQTSSGRIIFAKKLDAI, from the coding sequence GTGAATATGGTAAAATTCATTGTAATCTTGTGCTATATAATACTAGGTGCAAGTTTAGGTGTATATTTTATTCCAGCCATCACTACTGATGCTGGTTTAGGAGATATAGCATTATTAACTAATAGCTATTTTACTGGTCTCATTGGTATTATTTTGTTCTTTTTAATTTTTGGGTGGTTTATTAATAAAATCACTGTTGGTATGAAAGAATTAGAGCAAACATTTATGCGTCAAAGTGCAGTAGAAATATTATTTGCAACGATTGGACTTATTATAGGTTTATTGATTTCGGTTATGATATCATTCATTTTTCAAATTATAGGAAATAACGTCTTAAATCATTTTGTGCCAATCATTATTACTATTGTACTAGGTTATTTAGGATTCCAATTCGGCTTGAAAAAACGGGATGAAATGTTGCTGTTTTTTCCAGAAAATATGGCACGTTCAATGTCAATAAACGCTAGGAATGCCGTGCCCAAAATTATTGATACAAGTGCAATTATAGATGGAAGAATAGTAGATATTATTAATTGTGGTTTTATTGATGGAGAAATATTAATTCCACAAGGCGTTATAAATGAACTTCAAATTATAGCTGACGCTAACGACAGCGTTAAACGTGAAAAAGGGCAACGAGGTTTAGACATTTTGAACGAATTATATGACACTGATCATCCTACTAGAATTATTCATCCGACTAAGACACACAGTGATATCGATGCAATGTTAATAAAATTAGCGCAACATTATAGAGCACATGTAATAACAACTGATTTCAATTTAAATAAAGTGTGTCATGTGCAAGGCATTCAAGCTTTAAATGTAAATGACTTATCTGAAGCAATCAAACCAACTGTACATCAAGGAGACCGCTTTAGCCTGTTATTAACAAAAATGGGTAAAGAATCTGGCCAAGCTGTGGGCTACTTAGATGACGGTACGATGGTGGTAGTCGACAATGCTAAAAAACATATCGGTGAACATATCGATTTAGAAGTGATTAGCTTATTACAAACATCTTCTGGTAGAATAATTTTCGCCAAAAAATTAGATGCGATTTAA
- the gltX gene encoding glutamate--tRNA ligase encodes MSDRVRVRYAPSPTGYLHIGNARTALFNYLFAKHYDGDFVIRIEDTDSKRNLEDGESSQFENLKWLGIEWDESIDKDKGYGPYRQSERAEIYNPLIQQLLDEDKAYKCYMTEEELEAEREEQIARGEMPRYGGKHAHLTEEERAQFEAEGRKPSIRFRVPQDTTFKFDDMVKGEISFDSNNMGDWVIVKKDGVPTYNFAVAVDDHFMEISDVIRGDDHISNTPKQIMIYETFGWEPPRFAHMSLIVNEERKKLSKRDGQILQFIEQYRDLGYLPEALFNFITLLGWSPEGEDEIYSKKEFIKIFDEKRLSKSPAFFDKQKLAWINNQYMKQKDAETVFELALPHLIKAELLPENPSETDLDWGRKLVALYQKEMSYAGEIVPLSEIFFRDEQALGKDEQEILDGEQVPELINHLYGKLEVLEPFEAAEIKKTIKEVQKETGIKGKQLFMPIRVAVTGQMHGPELPNTIEVLGKDKVLSRLKKYL; translated from the coding sequence ATGAGCGATCGTGTAAGAGTTAGATACGCACCTAGCCCAACAGGTTATTTGCATATTGGTAATGCAAGAACAGCATTATTTAACTATTTATTTGCCAAACATTATGATGGAGACTTTGTTATTCGTATAGAAGATACAGATAGCAAACGTAATTTAGAAGATGGTGAATCTTCTCAATTTGAAAACTTAAAATGGTTAGGTATTGAATGGGACGAATCAATTGATAAAGATAAAGGATATGGTCCATACCGCCAGTCAGAACGTGCTGAAATTTATAACCCATTAATTCAACAATTATTAGATGAGGATAAAGCTTATAAATGTTATATGACTGAAGAGGAATTAGAGGCAGAACGTGAAGAACAAATTGCTCGCGGTGAAATGCCAAGATATGGTGGTAAACATGCGCACTTAACTGAAGAAGAACGCGCACAGTTTGAAGCTGAAGGGCGTAAACCTTCTATTCGATTCAGAGTTCCTCAAGATACTACATTTAAATTCGATGATATGGTTAAAGGCGAAATTTCATTTGATTCAAACAATATGGGTGACTGGGTAATCGTTAAAAAAGACGGTGTTCCTACTTACAACTTCGCTGTAGCAGTAGACGATCATTTCATGGAAATTTCAGATGTTATTCGAGGCGATGACCATATTTCTAATACACCGAAACAAATCATGATTTATGAAACATTTGGTTGGGAGCCTCCTCGCTTTGCACATATGTCATTAATTGTTAATGAAGAACGTAAAAAATTAAGTAAGCGTGATGGTCAAATCTTACAATTTATCGAGCAATATCGTGATTTAGGTTACTTACCAGAAGCGTTATTTAACTTTATTACTTTATTAGGTTGGTCACCAGAGGGCGAAGATGAAATTTATTCTAAAAAAGAATTTATTAAAATATTTGATGAAAAGCGCTTATCAAAATCACCTGCTTTCTTCGACAAACAAAAGCTAGCTTGGATTAACAACCAATATATGAAACAAAAAGACGCTGAAACAGTATTTGAACTAGCATTACCACACTTAATCAAGGCTGAATTATTACCAGAAAATCCTTCTGAGACAGACTTAGATTGGGGACGTAAATTAGTTGCGTTATATCAAAAAGAAATGAGTTATGCAGGTGAAATTGTGCCATTATCTGAGATATTCTTCCGTGACGAACAAGCACTCGGTAAAGACGAACAAGAAATATTAGATGGTGAACAAGTTCCTGAACTAATAAATCACTTATATGGTAAATTAGAAGTTTTAGAACCATTTGAAGCGGCAGAAATCAAAAAAACAATTAAAGAAGTACAAAAAGAAACTGGTATTAAAGGTAAACAACTATTCATGCCAATCAGAGTAGCAGTTACCGGTCAAATGCATGGACCAGAATTACCAAATACGATTGAAGTACTAGGCAAAGACAAAGTGTTATCAAGACTAAAAAAATATTTATAA